The Neodiprion lecontei isolate iyNeoLeco1 chromosome 2, iyNeoLeco1.1, whole genome shotgun sequence genome segment TCTGTACAATTTTGCTCATAAAAGCTCCAGTTCAGTATTGCGCTTGCTTTATCCTGGCATATGTTTCCCTGAGGCTTGATGTTTCGAAAGGTGGTATTTCCAGAAGAAGAGCGTATGTTATACATTCAATGCTCCAGATGTCAACTTGTTAGGAATGTCCAGATTTCGCCAGAATTTCTGAAGTTATGTAATTTGGAGTGCCGCACAAAATCAGAGTATACGGCAGCCTGAAATTCCTGGCAAACCGGGAATTATACGAGAATTTTGAAGGGCTCTTGAAAATACGAGAATTTCCCAAAGCAGCCGGAAATTCGCAATGAAATTGCCGTTTCCATATTCACTCGGTGAAAAACGAAgtgttaaaaatgaatatttcttcGGAATATCACTGCagttttagaattttcaaaatacataGAAAGTTGACACAAAGCAAAGTCAAAATGTAGGAAGGTTAGAGTATAGAGAGCTGTACTGTAAAGTTATCACAACGAATAAGAATACATCCGTATTCTGATGGTTCTGTATTCTGATTTTCTATACTTTACTTTTCGTTTTGACTTTTCTGTACTTCGGCTTCctacattttgaaattctatgaaatacattttcgcgtatttgaaaaattcgatattgtgaatattttattttctgatttttctatatttttgaCTCTACCTGGATTCATCAGTTCTACACACCGTCGAATGTTGATCATATCATCATAACACACTAACGCCGTAGAAATCATTATACTATACgggagttttgaaaaaaataaccgtgCATACACGGGAATTTTGAATTCTGATACCGCTGGACATCAAGATCCAAAGTTTCTCCGATGCTTGTTTTTCCTGAAAACCACGGTTTAATTACATGCGTTGTGTACTAACTCGCCTCGAGTGCGCCTCAATCTTTGATACTGTTTAATTAGCCTTTGTGAGATTACTAAGCATCGCTAATTTAcagtaaaaattattgcaattccGTAATCCGGtaacaaatttcgaatattcAAGGTTCTTATTGATTTCGTGAAAGTTTTTCAAAGTGATGTAAATTGAACAacgattttataaaatcaatttcagaAGGCTCGTTTTTATAAAGCAGTATATTACAAgcaatgttttattttactcaattaattagttatttaaacgaaaaatctaatatttttgtgaaatattaGGTAATACATGCATTTTCGTATACGTACCTAGTTATCCATAAAATATCACTCAGATATTCGTAAAATGCATTTCTACCCTGTTTATCCCCCCTATAAGGCCGTTATTTTATTAGCGAGTAATATTTTTCGGTAATATTAGATTAGTAGAAGAATATTTGTCGCAATATTGGTTCATCGAAATGAGTCTTAACATTTGAAGACTTGAtttgtttcaaaatcgaaaaaaaaataattacgcgTATACAAACATTtagcattttcattttcacaccAATTTCTGTTACGCTCGTGACAGCGAAGCCATGACACATGCGCAAAGAGAACCATTCTCAAGTTTATTATAGATAccacattttttgattttccgaaaaaaaaacaaaatttatgtgAATGCCGtcttcacacacacacacacacacacacgcacacacatcCGTGTAAAAGCGCGGCGCTGGACTGAGAGCTGTATGATAAGTCACCTTTTGCGGGGCTTAATCCGCCGGCAATAACATCAATTTCTTAGAGCGCATATTCTGGGCACATCAGAAAATCAACAACAAACTTTATGGTGATATATGACCTCTCAACTGCgttcgaaaatttgacattGCTGAACGCCGAATCAGGACTATTGACGGTACGTACAAAACATAGTGTAATTAGCTGTATGGAATAAAGAAAGCATGAACACAAGATTGAGATTGACGTGTAATACGAAAGAATGAtcagtttagaaaaaaaatgacgataaaTCGGTTATCCCGCAATAATGTTCGAAAGAATTAATGAGAATTTCTGTCAATATTATGTCAAATAACAGCCAAGAGTGGTTGTTCGAAACCTGGGTTGATCAATTCGTCTTCAATCCACTGATCCCCAATAACTTAAAATGGCTTTAGGATCTACCCATTTTTTACTTCGCCTTCGAAGTCGGCGATCgatgattaaattatttttcgtcttGCAAAGGATGCAAGAGATATGAGAGCAGAGAGAAACGTTGATTAATATTCATCGAGACTCACCTTCCCAAAGAAACGACCCTTTATGTAGCTCCTTCCCGTACATATTTTCATCGTAGATCACATTGGGAGTAAAGTTGTTTTTGTCATGTTTAGACATCTCTATTGTTCCGGGTAATTCGAGCCACAGTCCGGTAAAGTTATAACACTTAGAAATCACCTAAAATCACAGTTATAAGGCACGTAGTACACCCAACACCGCTTCTCTTGATCACTCGTACTCAACTGGCTGCGGTTTCGTGTTGAACGGGCACGGGATTTTAATGTTTGAATCGAGAACTTTTAGCCAATAGCGTACGCTCAACTTGATACGTGACATCCaaattgtttgattttttcacctttgCTTGCCTTGTCACGACATTTGTTTACAAGCAGTCACAACGGTGTCATATGGTTTATATTCACATTCCCGTACGGACGAGATAAACGTGTGAATGCATAGGTGAGGTGTATATCCGTGTATCGGAACGTTACCACTGTAAGTTGTCAGTGAACGTTACTGAACAAgattgtttattcatttattttacgaAGAAACAATCGAGATACGATCTGTGTCCACCGgatgaacaaaaacactttCCTTTTCCGTctatcgataaaaattaaataaatgcaTTATCAATGATTTCACCATGGGATATATTCTTTATCGATTCATTGGTTCATTGATCACATATCTTATAGATATGTTTGCGTATATACATGCACATACACACCAGAGATACTTGTAAAACCAAGTAGTTGAAGACACGGTCAACATAGGTATGATAAATTCACAATTAAACTTACTGTAAAGGGAGTAAGAAAAAGACTACTACTAAGTATTTTCGGTGACCACGATAAGGTGGCCACCCCCCTCCAAAATCCAGCCCCGTGATGttctgagaaattttttgcatgaTTTCTGAAGGAAATACGACGAACTGTCCGATAGCGAggacgaaatttttataaaagcAAGCGATTTTGCGTCCGTGactcaaaataaatgttcatATTTTCTGAACATGCGCCATTTACTGAGTTcggatataaaaaatttttcgggatCCGTCCAACCAGTCACctagaaataaatttaaaattcgaatttcggTCAAGAGGACACGTATCGGCCTACCAGGTTGCAGAGCGAGAGAGACAGGCTGTACACGGCATAACTGCTCTATCTCACTCCTTCGCCACACTTTCTGTACACGCGAAGCTATCTCCAGTAGTATATGCTCCATGGTAATATCTGACAAATTGACCAGCGCCAACTTCACACGAGTGCAGGTAGCGGAGACGGTGGTTGTTGACTGCCGCCTCTGTGTTACATTAGTCGTTTTCCATAGTTCATGGCACAAAATCCAAACCAAAATTTACTGCTCCCGTCACAGCAAGTACATACGTCAATAGCGTATGCGAAAAAATAGCCAAGTGTAAACTAGAATCTGAGTAGTGTTTTAAGGTAGTTTTTATCATCGTCCCGAGGGATTCGCAGGCTCGTTATACTCTGGTTTCAAAATGACTACAGCTGCGAGGCCGACGTTCGAGCCAGCGCGCGGAGGTCAGGGACGCGGAGAGAAGGATTTGAGCGCAATTTCTAAACAATACTCGAGCAGAGATCTGCCGTCTCACACGAAATTGAAATACAGGTAACAGTACAAGTGCAGAGATACCATTTTCGCGTGTCTTATCTCTGTCCTCGTGTGCTTTTTCAATATATCGCGTCATAACCAGAAAGTTCACATAACCTAAAAATTGTCTTCCCAGAGAGTACGGACAGGGAACAACAGATGAGTTGAGAAGCCGTGATTTCCGCAAAGAGTTGGATGAACGTGAGCGGGAAAAAGAGAAGGCGTCGAACCGTCGCATGATTGAACCTGCAAATCGTGATGGTTCAGCTGTCGCAGCAAAAAGACAGAAAATCGATCAAGTACCAGCAGCTAGTTTGGATGCCGACGATCCATTGGACGAAGACGATTCCGATTCTGACAGCGATGAGGATGACACAGTCGCATTACTTGCTGAACTTCAGCGCATAAAGAAAGAACGTGCCGCCGATCAAGCCAAAAAAGTAACGCACCTGGATAGAGATAAATTCTCTCTCCCTGCGATCACTGATTTGTTGATTTAtaaattgtcatttttttttttaccaggaAATAGAAAAGAGACAAGAGGAGGAGCGGATACGCATGGAAAACATCCTTTCCGGTAACCCACTTCTCAATTATTCAGCTCAGCCTGGCCGTACAGACATGAAAGTGAGAAGGAGGTGGGACGATGATGTGGTTTTCAAGAATTGTGCACGCTCAGAACCTGAGAAAAAGCGGGATGTGTTCATAAATGACTCGTTAAGAAGTGAATTCCATCGAAAGTTTATGGAAAAGTATGTGAAATGAACGTTGTGTCTAGCTGAAGAATTTGAATTGATGACAATCTCGTATTGTGTAATAAACAAACTAGACTACAGTTATCATATGCACTTGACAAATTACAATCCGATAATTcgaatcaatttcattttgaataaaactagCGTAAGTGGTATAAACTTTCGTTAACTATCGCCATATTCTTTGTTCTTCTCCAACTATAAATTAAGAAGCTGGAGTGTGTTAAAGTTGATTCATTGTATAACTTGTACAATGTTTgcgattgcaaaaaaaaactattttcattaaactatacatataggtaAACCAAGTTGTgtttgtatgaaaatatttcttgacCCAAACACATTTTCTACTTacaaaaagtgaaaacgaTAAACAGTGTTCTAATCGAATAATTTAagtttcttcttgtttttagtaaaaaaatatcttggaTTTTTTGTGAAACTATTCCGAAATTTTTGTCATCTGGCATTGTGACCAGCCCATTTATTTACCATTTTCTTTTATAGTATGTAAAGAAGTTTATGCAATGTAACTagatgaataaaagaaaagcgcggaaattatggaaaatgttgaaatgtTTCACTGATTTTTATCTACGCCGAATGTTATATTTCCTGGAATTTGTTCGAACGATGATAGGATATCTCTAATGGAAGACAACGAAGACATACGAGTAAGAGGTATGGGACAAGAATTCTTTGCTTCCCATCAGCTACAATAAGAAAACCAATATTAATCACGGAGATAAGAATGCGGTAAAGGAGGGCCTAGATCGCCGTGAACGAGAGTCAAGACTTGATTTCGGTAGGAGTTGGTCCAGCAAACGCATGGGTCAAGTATAACCGGTCCGAGTTATGACCATTGGTATGGTGTtacgtgtacgtacgtacTATACGTGCATCGTCGCCGTTGTCGGGCTGCGGCAGAGGCAAGCAGTCTGGTGCGGCCGTTCGAAGAGCGAGAAATTTATTACAAGAGACATGCGAGTTGGGAATTGTTGGTTGGCGCAGACTTTGCGGCACCGTTTTTGCGCGCAAGCAGGCGCGCTGCCGCTGAGGAAAATCGGTGACTCCGAGTATCGTTAATCAAGATTTAATAACGATCACCCCAAGGCAAGGCGAACGTGCAGCACCTTGCAGAGCAGTTACGTCGATTTCTCGCATATGTACGAAACGTTCGTTCAAATATGCCGAATACACGCATGCATATACGCGACATGGAATTCCATACGTATGTAATACTCGTAGTCGGGAATTTGCCCGCGGGCTTTTCTCCAGCTCTCGTGCATACTTACGTGTATAAGTGCGtaggtacgtatgtatatacgtacatacttGTTTATCTTATTAGTTATTTCTTACACGTGAACAGACGGTGCTCCCTGCTTTACCTCGTGCCTCCCTACCTGCCTCTCCGCGCCTCTCTTTTCTCCGTTCTCATCCTCCTGCCCCTCTcctctcgctctttctctctctcctccgCGAGCCTCCTCTTCGGCAGGAGAATCTTCTCATCCCGTATTACCTAGCATCCACGTCGGTGTCGACTCGACAGGGCCGtacaattattgttttttacaaTGTTATCACGGTGTTTGAACACCGACGACAGCTAGTACAGCCCGCGTTTCTCGTAATATCGttcaaatcaatattttcgCGATTTACATTCAATTTGCCGCTTCCGGCGATCATTAGAACGGTTCAGTAATCCAAAGCAATCACGGTTTTAGACCCCATAGCAAGTTTTCCAACGATTTAAATGATGACtcaataaatcatttcataattaataatgaaacgTTACTTATGTATTTTATCGAGTCCGCTTTTTTCACATACACACACTTTGGCTACATCAGTCTAATTAGTTGTCCCCGTCAGTAAAAATGTTCTTCATTCAACGATCGGTGGTAGCAGCCTTCTTTAGATCTACCGTTCtggtaaaaaatacatatcaatttttacacgATGATTCATAAGAGACTGAATAAACATCAATTATCTATATATTGTCCCAATTCAGcatcaaatatttgaaaaattgcatttgTATGCGTTCTTCATGAAaagaatattatatttcactACATTTCCGCTATTACGGCATACGCTACTGTACTTCTGGTATAAACAAGTTACGAGATGGAATTCGAAGAAGTTGTCAGCTTTATAACTGATCAGTGCCATTTGATGGCTTCAATTATAACCGCCGTTTTTGTGCCATTCTGCACGatgtcttgaatttttgatcgAACCCCGGCATATCCCGTACCGCAATAAATACTTTCACCCAAACATTACTCTCTCTATCTTTCGCTCTCCGTCCTGCTCTTCGAGAAACGGTCCTACaccaataacaacaacaacaacaacatcaacaacaaaACACGCGTAAATATGCAACCAGAAACATGTTCAAAATAATCTTAAAGCTCTCTTTTTAGCTCTAATTGCTCTGATTTGCGCTAAACGTTATTCATAATGAAACAGTAAACAGAAACCCAGATAGAAACCGTTCAAATTTATGCGGAAATATAAGCGTACGAAAATTTGAACTTTAAGATGAGCGGTGTAAAAGTAGATTAGGAAGCAGGTCTGAACTATGCTAAAaaaaaggagaggaaaaaCACCGATGTCCAAAATGTAGCGTCAAGACATAAAAATGGTGTTTCAGAAGCGCGCGTGTTTCAGCTATAATCAAATTTGATTAGTATTCTACATTTCGGAGAATAtgatatttgaatatacaCGCGTAATAATTAACTCTGAGCGAACCGGAATCTGCGTTCAGGAAAAATCAGAAAGCTTCCAGAAGCATAATTTGGCGTGATTTGAAAGGACATGATCAACGTGCAAGCACCTCGGGTGTCAAAAATTAGTTAAATCTTGGTCTTCCAGCGTCGGATACTGAAGAAAAATGGTCCTATAAAAACCGACCTGATTGCGAATGTCAACGAATGACAAACACgttcaatatttgaaaaattcaacacgtCTTTTGTCTTTTTCGTCAGTTTCTGTGATTCATTTTCGTTCGCTTGAGACCGAAGTCGGGTTCCAGGGTAGCTGCAACGCCATTGAGCATTAGGCGTAGGGGGAACCCCTCCTCTTATTCCGTCCCTGAGCCTGAGGCCTTGCGAGAAGTTATACGGAGAGGCAGGTTGGCGATCGGGCCAGACAAGCAGACTGGCACTAGCATTGCCTGCGGAGTGATCACGAGGAATTAAATggtgaacgaacgaacgaggAAACGCTGCACCACTGCTTTCGCTCTGTACGGGAAAAAGAGACGCGTGAaattaagtaaataaatacgtGCAAGTGAGagttggaaaaattgtttatagTATAACAAGTTCGATAAAAGCGAAAGGCGAAAAATCATTGAGAAACAAAGCGAATCAACGGGGATAAAACGACAGTAAAACGGACCGGATAAAGATAAACATAAACATCAACGGCACGTTTCCCGCAGTGCataagagaagagagagaaaaatatcgaGTGATAATACTGATTAGCGGTGTGACAATTGGCGGGAGAAATTCAAATTCCGGCGCAGGGCGCAACTCTGCCGAGGGAGTCGACCTTGTTTCTTCATACGAGATCGAAGATGCTCCGTTTTGGTAAATTGTCAATCGTCGCGTTGTActcgtcgttgttgttgttgttcttcaCCGAAATCGGCGACTCGGAGGGACGTCTGAGCGGACTTTACGTCGACAATGGTCTCGACCAGACGGTTATACATCGGGTAGTTACGCAGCGCGAAAGACAGGAAGTTGAACACGAGATATTGAACCTCTTGGGGCTACCCGATCGGCCCAGAGGACTCGGTGGACATCCGCCACAGGTGAAACGATCGGCGCCCAAGTTTCTCCTCGACATATACAGGAACACCCTCGGCGAGGGGGAGGATCAGGACTTGTCGTCTACCGTAAAACCCGAAGGAGACCGCGGGCACTTTGATCTCAGCGGACAAGACCTCAGAGCAATTGACCAGAGCGATGTTATAATGAGCTTTGCTGCGCACAGTgagtataagaaaaaaaaaaaaaaaacaggaacaGCGGCAAAATTTGGCaggaaggaaattttttttttttttttgtcaatcaaTTCGCGTCAAAGCCcttgtttaattttaaattcaaaattacttGTATTTCCCGCCGCGTTTCTGTGTTTTCCTACAATCAGTTTCAACGATTTGTCGATTTGATTAGTCAGTCAATTGCACCCGATATTAAAATCGGAATACTGAAAGTGTTTTACGTATATTAGGGGATGTTTCAACAATCGAAAATCAAcgcgagaaaaacaaaaactgggaaaattattatatatagaaGAAAGTTGCGTTACTTCAGAATCGTTACAACGCAGATTGCACATGATGATGGGTCTGGTCATTGAGTGATTTGAACACGGTCTAAGTTACATTAATTTCCTGTCAGTCGAAACATCGTTGAACTTGAATACATGATTGACCAAATTCGAATATAACAACATTAAACTAACTAGTTTGTTCCTATGGGATTTTTGAGATAGTTTAACAATATTGTAGACATAAAAAGTAGCGTTTCTTCGTTTCGAAATTGTTCGACAGCCCCGTTAATTTGACGTGTTCATTAGGTTACGCCGTACACGTCGAGTAAGTGTATTTAAATCATGCAGATGCTCACGGCCCTGATAAATACGCAATCATGgacgtacatcatacataacACTCCTGTGACATTTCGTTAGCGAGAAATACgaatttgcatatttttaaCACCAAACTCTCCGGCTGCCTTGTTCGACTCTCGGCAATATTTAATAAACAGATTTCTACTTAATGTTCAGATTTTTCTGTAAACTTCATTCCATGCGAAAAGAAGTATTCACCAATTTATGATAATCTGGCGAGACGAGAATGATGGGAAAGATCGTCGTCCAGTACCtacgtttaaaaaatgtcagcGCGTGATGGCCatgtttgtcaatttttttttctctccgtcttCACATTCCtatctgtctctctctctctctctctttctgtctCTTTTCGCGTCACCGAGTAAGAATTTATAATTGACATTCCGCGTGATGCGCTGAAACATCGTTTCTCCTCGAAATCAGTAAAAAGCTTTTGAATCttgtttgcaaaatttctgCCCTATGATTTGTACGCATTGAGAAATTCGATATCTTCCAGAAATCAATGAAGACAGAAAGTAAAATGTTATAGAAATATATAGTTCATTTAATATAGATTAACAGGatatttttcaccattatACTTTACACGCACACTGCACGTAGTCACGTTCCCTATCATGAGCTaggcatgaaaattttcaaacgataaaATAGTGACGAGTCAAAAGTATTTCTCACGTTTGGTATAACAGCAATCTTAGAAACGGTTTAATTCGACGTATTCACGTGTTTGTTACAATTTGTTATACCTGAGCGTAGAATAACGCCGGAAGGGAATTCTGACCACTATCAGCAGCAGCggaataataatagtatttCATCTAACACCGTAGGTGCCTCGAAAGTAGGTCCTGAAAAATAATCACCATGCAATCTTGTGCCTTATACCTATACTCGATGCATTGACAATAATTTCCCAATGAATTATGCAACATGAACTGGAAGTCTGACGTCGAGTTGATCGTAGCTTGTAAATATATCGGACAGTTTATTACGCATCGTTTCTTACTTTTTGTAACTCCTCTTGTTTTTTCACCGCTCTCGTGCCTCCTACTAATAATAGATTTCTGAGACAATGAGCAGCGATATAACTTTCAGTAATCGAGTCGTCCCGGCCGGGTGGTCcgaatattttgtaaatgacGGCAAAGACGGGGGAGTTGAAACGCTTGTTTTTAACATGCGGCATCGAACAATTCCGAGGAGGGTGAGGGTCGATGGGGCCTCGAGGGAGGTTTCTTACCTGGGCCCTGTACGGCCCTCGGTCCCCTGCGGTCCCTCCCGCTGTCCTACTTAGAATTTAGATTATATTGACTCATCTTGTCTTGTGAGAAAGACGAACGGAGAGaggaaaaggagagaaaaaaagaagagaaacagGCTACCAAGATTAACGGGAAAATGCTGCCGGAGCATCTTAAAACAATCCTCGCGTTATACGCTGCACGAAATTGGTAGATGTGTGTATTATGTGGGTACGGTGCTTGATAGTAACGCTCCTGCATCGCTATCCCATCGGCTGTAAGTCCATCTCTATGGGTTAATCGGGTATAAGCGTGTGGATAGATGAACATCTCACAGTCGGAGATGCAGCttttataaaaacatttttaatacCCTACGGAAATATTGTCCGTTGTAGGATTGGAAAAATGGAAGAGAAACAAGaaagaattgagaaaattttcagaagaTAACAATGTTATAGAAGTGTGTTTCTCACTTAAATTAACGAACGATTTTTacaattgacaaatttttagtCTAACAGAAATTATCCTTTGGCAACTTGAGGATCCGTTGAGATATACGAGTGAATCGCGATAAAGTGAAACGTACTCATATTTTACAAACTCGAAATCTCATGAAATTGTAAAACGGTGATTTGTCACGagattgaagttggtaacattaacgtaacaaaaaattgattaaaaaaaaaaaaaaaattaccactATGCAGCTAAGGAATCATTTTAGAGTAACCGAGCTTTCGAAATTTAAGCGCATTTTGCTTTACGAAGTACgcggtttactaaatttcagataatcccaaaatttttcgtaataatGGATGATTTTATCAacattactaacttcaatctcgCACATTTTGTGGCAGTTATGCTCTTTTCACAAAGAGAACCGATCAGTGTATTTTGACTTATTATACCCAGTGCCGCTTGAGcaaatgaagagaaaattaaGCAACCGATGAACGACGAGCTGCGTTTTGTTCGTTGAAaggtaaaaatttctcgtcaatTATCCGACACCGCCTGTATAAATAACGATTTTGCAGATCACCACGTGGCCGGGGTTCGTCACGAGCGTGGAAAGAGGCTGTGGTTCGACGTGTCGGAAGTACCGCCGGGAGAATCCATAATAGGCGCTGAATTGAGGCTCTACCAGAGTccggatttgaaaaataaaaaaaaacaaggttCCTACGTTGTGACGGCGTACAGAGTGCTGCGCACCGAAGACGGGTAAAGtgcagaaatttttatcattagaCATACATTGTACCAGTGTAATTTGTGCGCTAACGATAAGTATTCCCGATCCCGCGCATTGTTATCCTATACCTGTGTGGCCTTGCAATGTGGAATTCGTACCGTTTCTCCAAGCCACGTCATTCTGACCCTAATTAGGGGGACCCGAGGTTTAAAACAGAAGATTTTTGGGCCCGAAAACACCGGGCATCAACAGTCGCTTCGGTATACCTTGAGCCTTCGTCTACCTGCAGGATTTCATTGTCGTTTCGAAATCACTGCAATTTGTCTGGATGGTTCCAATATTTCACGATTCATTTGCTAATTCCAGTATAACGAAATTATTCACTTAAACAGCTGGACGATTCAACACGACTTTTCGAGCGGATGACCGTCTCTTGTTGTCTACTTTGTATTATCACTTGTATCGTGTTCGGTGAAAAGCTACGGTGGTCAGTAAGTTACGGGTAGACACAGGAAACGCTATTCCGTAATTGAGGCAAATTACTCGCGAGGAGATGAACCAGCCACTCTGTATTTTAGAGACGCTAGGGCTCAATTGAAACGTGCAGCCTACGTATCCTCGGTTTCAATATCCAAACACTTGACACGTAAAAACaagttaattttcaaaaactacgGCAGCTACGATATTTTCGGcgggtaaaaatttatttattttcttgctGACGATCTGggacaaataaaatttcacaaaatttcaaagtattgaaaaaatatctctaaTTTTCAGATATTACAAAGTTCTGACTCTCTCCTAATTTACTACGGGTTTCCTGATTCcacctttttttccttctaccTTTTATTTGTTCGGATTAATTCAAGGGTAAAACGAGAAGAGACCgacatgtttttttcttgttacaaAATCCAAAAACTGTTCTTGAAAAGTAAACGTTTATCATAAGCGTGTTTACCGCATCTTTTTTTCACGTATCGATGGTTTGCACGCTGCAGGGAACGGGAATTGCAGTACGTAGATGCGATGAATACATCAACCGGTCGTGAAGGCTGGTTGACTCTAAACGTTAGCGAGCCTCTCCAGCACTGGGTTAACGATCCTGAGGCGAATCGAGGGCTGTACCTGTCTGTACATCCAGCCGATCGATCCGGTGAGTAAAAATACGTGTATTAAATAAGAGATCAATGGAAGTCCGGCCCGGTCTTTTACCGCCATTCGTGAGCGTCGTATATCATTATGCAGAGGCATGTAATAAGCCCATTGGATATATTAACGTATACGTAACGCCGGTCGAATTATTATGGCCAACGGCGATTGGCTTTAAATTCTTGCTATCGATATGTCTAAATATAAAACCGATCACACCTCCCAGCTGCCGGGCAAATATAAGTTTACAACGACTGCACTTCGCACCCACCTCGAAATTCTCTCGA includes the following:
- the LOC107222376 gene encoding protein CWC15 homolog yields the protein MTTAARPTFEPARGGQGRGEKDLSAISKQYSSRDLPSHTKLKYREYGQGTTDELRSRDFRKELDEREREKEKASNRRMIEPANRDGSAVAAKRQKIDQVPAASLDADDPLDEDDSDSDSDEDDTVALLAELQRIKKERAADQAKKEIEKRQEEERIRMENILSGNPLLNYSAQPGRTDMKVRRRWDDDVVFKNCARSEPEKKRDVFINDSLRSEFHRKFMEKYVK
- the LOC107222382 gene encoding protein 60A; this encodes MLRFGKLSIVALYSSLLLLFFTEIGDSEGRLSGLYVDNGLDQTVIHRVVTQRERQEVEHEILNLLGLPDRPRGLGGHPPQVKRSAPKFLLDIYRNTLGEGEDQDLSSTVKPEGDRGHFDLSGQDLRAIDQSDVIMSFAAHNHHVAGVRHERGKRLWFDVSEVPPGESIIGAELRLYQSPDLKNKKKQGSYVVTAYRVLRTEDGERELQYVDAMNTSTGREGWLTLNVSEPLQHWVNDPEANRGLYLSVHPADRSVHEMRPEDVGIVGSRGDVDKQPFMVAFFKSSGIREARVRRKRDARRRKKSDTSSVDYRSNPYTDPSIQSNARTCKIQTLYVNFRDLKWQDWIIAPDGYDAYYCSGECNFPLNAHMNATNHAIVQTLVHLVTPGKVPKPCCAPTKLSAISVLYFLDDNNVILKKYKNMVVKSCGCH